In a genomic window of Stakelama saccharophila:
- a CDS encoding glycosidase, which produces MGGFGDHLIVTPDMVDLSRSPLRRGVSEPTFVLGAFNPGLTRLPGGNLLLMVRVAEALRDPVRGDRVRQIRWTPQGYVLDARPLADVVMDDPRFFTLKGTGDSVIGLTSFSWLLPVELSADAREIVAIHYDRAITPCADYEQYGVEDARISVVGGAWQMVSCGVSSLRHCTVLRRSVDGMEYRPVGVVLDHQNKDMALFHGKVGDRFFALTRPLGESYLAPPPGSAIAGGPSVNLAQSPDGLHWKPCETGGIRPRRGSQAARKVGGGAPPVLTPEGWLVLYHGVDRDGAIGAYRTFWALLDRDDPNRLLHVADEAPLLEADPALTAPLAEQMYLSSPIVFTTGIAEAGDHYIVASGEADLACRISYIPKSHFA; this is translated from the coding sequence ATGGGCGGCTTCGGCGATCACCTGATTGTCACCCCCGACATGGTGGACCTGTCGCGGTCGCCCTTGCGGCGCGGCGTGAGCGAGCCAACCTTCGTGCTCGGCGCCTTCAACCCAGGGCTCACGCGGCTGCCCGGCGGCAACCTGCTGCTGATGGTGCGCGTGGCCGAGGCGCTGCGCGATCCGGTCCGGGGCGACCGCGTGCGCCAGATTCGCTGGACGCCGCAGGGCTATGTCCTCGATGCCCGGCCGCTCGCGGACGTGGTGATGGACGATCCGCGCTTCTTCACGCTGAAGGGCACGGGCGATTCCGTCATCGGCCTGACCTCCTTCTCCTGGCTGCTGCCGGTCGAGCTGAGCGCCGATGCGCGCGAGATCGTCGCCATCCATTATGACCGCGCGATCACGCCTTGCGCCGACTATGAACAATATGGGGTCGAGGATGCGCGCATCAGCGTGGTCGGCGGCGCCTGGCAGATGGTGAGCTGCGGCGTTTCCTCGCTGCGCCATTGCACCGTGCTGCGCCGCTCGGTCGACGGCATGGAATACCGGCCGGTGGGCGTCGTGCTCGATCACCAGAACAAGGACATGGCGCTGTTCCACGGCAAGGTCGGCGACCGGTTCTTCGCACTGACCCGGCCGCTGGGCGAAAGCTATCTCGCCCCGCCGCCCGGCAGTGCGATCGCCGGCGGCCCCTCGGTCAACCTCGCCCAATCGCCCGACGGGCTGCACTGGAAGCCGTGCGAGACCGGCGGCATTCGCCCACGCCGCGGTTCGCAGGCCGCGCGCAAGGTGGGCGGCGGCGCGCCCCCCGTGCTGACGCCCGAAGGCTGGCTCGTCCTCTATCACGGCGTCGACCGTGACGGCGCGATCGGCGCCTATCGCACCTTCTGGGCGCTCCTGGATCGCGACGATCCGAACCGGCTGCTGCACGTCGCCGACGAGGCACCGCTGCTCGAGGCCGACCCGGCCCTGACCGCGCCGCTGGCGGAGCAGATGTACCTGTCCTCGCCGATCGTCTTCACCACCGGCATCGCCGAGGCCGGGGATCACTATATCGTCGCGAGCGGCGAGGCCGACCTCGCCTGCCGCATCAGCTACATCCCCAAATCGCACTTCGCCTGA
- a CDS encoding TPM domain-containing protein, with translation MLRRLALFLALLFAAGVAQAQTFPKLTGRVVDAANLLAPQQEAQLTQLSQAIEQASSRQFVVATVPDLQGYPIEDYGYRLGRAWKIGQKDADNGIILLVAPKERQVRIEVGYGLEPIMTDALSGMIVDDVILPRFRDGDMAGGILAGAQAIGEQMKLPLEAAEKRAQQQIAQQQQARGRGGGGNWGAAIFWVIVIVVIAIPMIRRGAGGRRYRRRGGIAPVILWGPGIGGGWGGRPGGGGFGGGFGGGGGGFGGFSGGGGGFGGGGASGGW, from the coding sequence CTGCTTCGCCGCCTCGCGCTGTTCCTGGCGCTGCTGTTCGCCGCCGGTGTCGCGCAGGCGCAGACCTTCCCCAAGCTCACGGGGCGGGTGGTGGACGCCGCGAACCTGCTCGCGCCGCAACAGGAAGCGCAGCTCACGCAATTGTCGCAAGCGATCGAGCAGGCCTCGTCGCGCCAGTTCGTCGTCGCCACCGTGCCGGACCTGCAGGGATATCCGATCGAGGATTACGGCTATCGCCTCGGTCGCGCCTGGAAGATCGGGCAGAAGGACGCCGACAACGGCATCATCCTGCTGGTCGCGCCCAAGGAGCGGCAGGTGCGGATCGAGGTCGGCTACGGGCTGGAACCGATCATGACCGACGCGCTGTCCGGCATGATCGTCGACGACGTCATCCTGCCGCGCTTTCGCGACGGCGACATGGCTGGCGGCATCCTGGCCGGCGCGCAGGCGATCGGCGAGCAGATGAAACTGCCGCTCGAAGCGGCGGAAAAGCGCGCGCAACAGCAAATCGCGCAACAGCAACAGGCGCGCGGCCGCGGTGGCGGCGGCAACTGGGGCGCGGCGATCTTCTGGGTCATCGTGATCGTGGTGATCGCCATCCCCATGATCCGGCGCGGTGCGGGCGGGCGGCGCTATCGCCGGCGCGGCGGCATCGCCCCCGTCATCCTGTGGGGCCCCGGCATCGGCGGCGGCTGGGGCGGCCGTCCCGGCGGCGGAGGCTTCGGCGGCGGATTCGGCGGCGGCGGCGGTGGCTTTGGCGGCTTTTCCGGCGGCGGCGGCGGATTCGGCGGCGGCGGCGCCTCGGGGGGATGGTGA
- a CDS encoding NUDIX hydrolase gives MSGVDSDKPVETVWAGDWLTMKRQGRWEFVSRARGIRAAVILAVDDGHVLLVDQYRAALGRHCLELPAGLVGDGGSDEPATVAAARELEEETGYRAERFEDCGDFYSSPGMASEGFTLIRAHGLTRMGDGGGVAEENITVHRVPLDGVAHYIAAKRAEGMAMDVKLLLLLGAGLLKAG, from the coding sequence ATGAGCGGCGTGGATTCCGACAAGCCCGTCGAGACCGTCTGGGCCGGCGACTGGCTGACCATGAAGCGGCAGGGCCGCTGGGAATTCGTGTCGCGCGCCCGCGGCATTCGCGCCGCCGTGATCCTGGCGGTGGACGACGGCCATGTGCTGCTGGTCGACCAGTACCGGGCAGCCCTCGGCCGGCATTGCCTCGAACTGCCCGCCGGCCTGGTCGGCGACGGCGGCTCGGACGAGCCGGCGACGGTTGCGGCGGCGCGCGAGCTGGAAGAAGAAACCGGCTACCGCGCCGAACGCTTCGAGGATTGCGGCGACTTCTACTCGTCGCCCGGCATGGCGAGCGAGGGCTTCACGCTGATTCGCGCCCATGGCCTCACCAGGATGGGCGACGGCGGCGGCGTGGCGGAGGAGAATATCACCGTCCACCGCGTACCGCTGGACGGTGTCGCCCACTATATCGCGGCGAAGCGGGCCGAGGGGATGGCGATGGACGTGAAGCTGCTCCTCCTGCTCGGCGCGGGATTGTTGAAGGCAGGCTGA
- a CDS encoding TPM domain-containing protein: MARATRLSPEEHARVTAAVRTAEIDTDGEIVTIIARRSDSYRDTALQYGALAMLALVGLVAIWPGLAAAALVPFTGGWGTPDPREAFTALLFGQAILFLIARFGLAWTPLKIALTPRATRSRRVRRRAVALFRASAEKRTETRVGILLYLSLEERMAEIVADEAIHKRVASERWGDAMAALVEHVRAGDTAAGMAAAVEEMATILRAEFPKSDGNPNELPDRLIEL; encoded by the coding sequence ATGGCTCGCGCGACCCGGCTTTCGCCCGAGGAACATGCCCGCGTCACCGCGGCCGTGCGCACCGCGGAGATCGACACCGATGGCGAGATCGTCACGATCATCGCGCGGCGGTCGGACAGCTACCGCGACACCGCCCTGCAATATGGCGCGCTCGCCATGCTGGCGCTGGTCGGCCTGGTGGCGATCTGGCCGGGGCTGGCGGCGGCGGCGCTCGTGCCCTTCACCGGCGGCTGGGGCACGCCCGACCCGCGCGAAGCCTTCACCGCCCTGCTGTTCGGCCAGGCCATCCTGTTCCTGATCGCGCGGTTCGGCCTCGCCTGGACGCCGCTCAAGATCGCGCTGACCCCGCGCGCCACCCGGTCGCGCCGCGTGCGCCGGCGCGCCGTCGCGCTGTTCCGGGCCTCGGCGGAAAAGCGCACCGAAACGCGGGTCGGCATTCTCCTCTATCTCTCGCTGGAGGAACGCATGGCCGAAATCGTCGCGGACGAGGCGATCCACAAACGCGTTGCGAGCGAGCGCTGGGGCGATGCCATGGCCGCTTTGGTCGAGCATGTCCGCGCCGGCGACACCGCCGCCGGCATGGCCGCGGCGGTCGAGGAGATGGCGACGATCCTCCGGGCCGAATTTCCGAAAAGCGACGGCAACCCGAACGAACTTCCGGACCGCCTGATCGAGCTATGA
- a CDS encoding ETC complex I subunit, with protein sequence MPAARIYQRPKNAMQSGRARTDRWVVEFEQTERQIPDPLTGWAGHANTDSQVRMTFPTLEAARAYADREGLTYHVVPAPERKLKLQAYADNFR encoded by the coding sequence GTGCCCGCCGCCCGTATCTATCAGCGCCCCAAGAATGCGATGCAGTCCGGCCGCGCGCGCACCGATCGCTGGGTCGTCGAGTTCGAGCAGACCGAACGCCAGATTCCCGACCCGCTGACCGGCTGGGCCGGCCATGCCAATACCGACAGCCAGGTGCGGATGACCTTTCCCACGCTGGAGGCGGCCAGGGCCTATGCCGATCGCGAGGGGCTGACCTATCACGTCGTGCCCGCGCCCGAGCGCAAGCTGAAGCTGCAGGCCTATGCCGACAATTTTCGGTGA
- the hrpB gene encoding ATP-dependent helicase HrpB gives MADTLPIHAVLADLLAALRERSAAVLVAPPGAGKTTAVAPALLGEDWCTGEVLLLSPRRIAARAAAERMAALAGEPVGRTFGYATRMDARRSAATRVHVVTEGIFVNRIQADPELTGVSAVLFDEVHERSLDSDFGLALALDVQAALRPDLRLVAMSATLDGARFAALMEGAPVIESAGRSHPLALRHLGRRGEARIEAEVAAAVRSGLAEHDGGVLAFLPGVAEIERTAERLEGLGPDIALHRLHGGMEPAAQRAAVAPDPQGRRKVVLATAIAETSLTLDGIRIVVDSGLARRPRYDRAAGMTRLVTERASQAAATQRAGRAARQGPGVAIRLWEEAATAGMPPYDPPEILEADLSALTLSAAIWGVGDPRELRWLDPPPAAAVDEARARLTRLGALDGDGRPTAHGRAIAALPLPPRLAHMLVRAGERGLAPVAAEVAVLLSECGLGGNDTDLEQRLRRWRGERGRRAEAARKLAKRWAGLAPLPRTEGAGGGQSLRSPSPPPRPASGSGEDAIAVCVALAYPDRVARRRDGSGERWASVGGRGFRLDPRSNLARSDWLAVADTQGMAAGARILSAAPIAAETVEALFAERITAGRHVRFDPATGAVSATRERRLGAIRLSAGADSGANAEEIEGALLAGVREGGLDLLPWNEAGRALRERVAFAAANGGPEIVLDDVSLTARLDEWLAPLLTGKRRLDAVDSGALTQALEGMLGWDAMQAVARLAPARFETPAGSSHRIDYAAEGGPTVTVRVQSLFGLARHPVVGRDVPLILSLTSPAGRPIQTTRDLPGFWAGSWAAVAKEMRGRYPKHPWPDDPAAAPPTLRTKKADARAAKSR, from the coding sequence ATGGCCGATACGCTTCCTATCCATGCGGTGCTCGCCGATCTCCTCGCCGCGCTGCGCGAACGATCCGCCGCGGTGCTGGTGGCGCCGCCGGGGGCGGGCAAGACGACGGCGGTGGCGCCGGCCCTGCTCGGCGAGGACTGGTGCACGGGCGAGGTGCTGCTGCTGTCGCCGCGGCGCATCGCCGCGCGGGCGGCGGCCGAACGGATGGCGGCGCTGGCGGGCGAGCCGGTGGGGCGCACCTTCGGCTATGCCACGCGCATGGACGCCAGACGCTCCGCCGCTACGCGCGTCCACGTCGTGACCGAGGGCATCTTCGTCAATCGCATCCAGGCCGATCCCGAACTCACCGGCGTGTCGGCGGTGCTGTTCGACGAGGTGCACGAGCGCAGCCTCGACAGCGATTTCGGCCTGGCGCTGGCGCTCGACGTGCAGGCGGCGCTGCGTCCCGATTTGCGCCTGGTGGCGATGTCGGCGACGCTCGACGGCGCCCGGTTCGCCGCGCTGATGGAGGGCGCGCCGGTGATCGAGAGCGCGGGGCGCAGCCATCCGCTGGCGCTGCGCCATCTCGGCCGGCGGGGCGAAGCGCGGATCGAGGCGGAGGTCGCCGCGGCCGTGCGTTCGGGGCTTGCCGAACATGACGGCGGGGTGCTCGCCTTCCTGCCCGGCGTGGCGGAGATCGAACGGACGGCCGAGCGGCTGGAGGGGCTGGGGCCTGACATCGCGCTCCACCGCCTGCACGGCGGCATGGAGCCGGCGGCGCAGCGCGCGGCGGTCGCTCCCGATCCGCAGGGGCGGCGCAAGGTGGTGCTGGCCACGGCCATCGCCGAAACCTCCCTGACGCTCGACGGCATCCGCATCGTCGTCGATTCGGGACTGGCGCGCCGGCCGCGCTACGACCGGGCGGCGGGGATGACGCGGCTCGTCACCGAACGCGCGAGCCAGGCGGCGGCGACGCAGCGCGCCGGCCGCGCCGCGCGGCAGGGGCCGGGCGTGGCGATCCGGCTATGGGAGGAAGCAGCGACGGCGGGGATGCCACCCTATGATCCGCCGGAAATCCTGGAGGCCGACCTGTCGGCGCTGACCCTGTCCGCGGCCATCTGGGGCGTGGGCGATCCGCGCGAGCTGCGCTGGCTCGATCCGCCTCCGGCGGCGGCGGTGGACGAGGCGCGCGCGCGGCTGACGCGGCTCGGCGCGCTGGACGGCGACGGGCGCCCGACCGCGCATGGCCGGGCGATCGCCGCCCTGCCGCTGCCGCCGCGACTGGCGCACATGCTGGTGCGCGCGGGCGAGCGCGGGCTGGCGCCGGTCGCGGCCGAGGTAGCGGTGCTGCTGAGCGAGTGCGGGCTGGGTGGAAACGACACCGATCTGGAGCAGCGATTGCGGCGCTGGCGCGGCGAGCGGGGCCGGCGGGCCGAGGCGGCGCGCAAGCTGGCGAAGCGCTGGGCCGGGCTTGCTCCCCTCCCGCGCACGGAAGGGGCCGGGGGAGGGCAATCGCTCCGTTCCCCGTCTCCCCCGCCCCGTCCCGCAAGCGGGAGCGGAGAGGACGCCATCGCCGTCTGTGTCGCGCTTGCGTATCCCGACCGCGTGGCCAGGCGGCGCGACGGGTCGGGCGAGCGCTGGGCGTCGGTCGGCGGGCGCGGCTTCAGGCTCGATCCCCGGTCGAACCTCGCGCGGAGCGACTGGCTTGCCGTTGCCGACACGCAGGGGATGGCCGCGGGCGCGCGCATCCTGTCGGCGGCACCGATCGCGGCGGAGACCGTGGAGGCGTTGTTCGCCGAGCGCATCACAGCCGGACGCCATGTCCGGTTCGATCCGGCGACGGGCGCGGTGTCGGCGACGCGCGAACGGCGGCTGGGGGCGATTCGGCTGTCGGCCGGGGCGGACAGCGGCGCGAATGCCGAGGAGATCGAAGGCGCGCTGCTGGCGGGCGTGCGCGAGGGCGGGCTCGACCTGCTGCCCTGGAACGAGGCAGGGCGTGCCCTGCGCGAGCGCGTGGCCTTCGCCGCCGCGAACGGCGGGCCGGAAATCGTGCTGGACGATGTGTCGCTGACGGCGCGGCTGGACGAATGGCTGGCGCCGCTGCTGACGGGCAAGCGGCGGCTCGACGCGGTCGATTCCGGCGCGCTCACCCAGGCGCTGGAGGGTATGCTGGGCTGGGATGCGATGCAGGCGGTCGCCCGGCTGGCCCCGGCCCGGTTCGAGACGCCCGCGGGTTCCAGCCACCGAATCGACTATGCGGCGGAAGGCGGACCGACGGTGACGGTGCGCGTGCAATCGCTGTTCGGACTTGCGCGGCATCCGGTGGTGGGGCGCGACGTGCCGCTCATCCTCAGCCTGACCTCGCCCGCCGGCCGGCCGATCCAGACGACGCGCGACCTGCCCGGATTCTGGGCGGGAAGCTGGGCGGCGGTGGCGAAGGAAATGCGCGGCCGCTATCCCAAGCATCCCTGGCCGGACGATCCGGCGGCCGCGCCGCCGACGCTGCGCACGAAAAAGGCGGATGCACGCGCGGCCAAATCGCGCTAA
- a CDS encoding chorismate mutase, translating to MSDDVLTGYRQSIDNIDAALVFMLAERFKITQAVGRYKAETGLPPADPGREDRQIERLRRLADEADLDPEFSEKFLRFIIDEVIRHHERLREH from the coding sequence ATGAGCGACGACGTGCTGACAGGCTATCGCCAGAGCATCGACAATATCGATGCAGCGCTCGTCTTCATGCTCGCCGAACGCTTCAAGATCACCCAGGCCGTCGGCCGCTACAAGGCCGAAACCGGCCTGCCGCCCGCCGATCCGGGCCGCGAGGACCGGCAGATCGAGCGGCTGCGCCGGCTTGCCGACGAGGCCGATCTCGACCCCGAATTCTCCGAAAAGTTCCTGCGCTTCATCATCGACGAGGTCATCCGCCACCACGAACGCCTGCGCGAGCATTGA
- a CDS encoding LemA family protein — translation MRFRAILGLMMAVMLSACGLNSVPTAEETVKARWADVQADYQRRANLIPNLVNTVKGAASSERDILTDVMNARARATSVQISAEDLNDPAKVQQYQAAQDRLGSSLGRLLATAEAYPELQSQRAFQTLMHDIEGSENRIAIAIRDYNQAVQEYNTTIRTFPDAIGAKVFYGAKPKVPFQAKAGAEDAPTVDFGNTN, via the coding sequence ATGCGATTTCGGGCGATATTGGGGCTGATGATGGCGGTGATGCTGTCGGCCTGCGGGTTGAACAGCGTTCCGACCGCGGAAGAGACCGTAAAGGCACGCTGGGCGGACGTGCAGGCGGACTATCAGCGCCGTGCGAACCTCATCCCCAATCTCGTCAACACGGTGAAGGGCGCGGCCAGTTCCGAGCGCGACATCCTGACCGACGTGATGAACGCCCGCGCGCGCGCCACCTCGGTGCAGATCAGCGCCGAGGACCTGAACGATCCGGCCAAGGTGCAGCAATATCAGGCGGCGCAGGATCGGCTCGGCAGTTCGCTCGGCCGCCTGCTGGCGACGGCGGAGGCCTATCCCGAGCTGCAGAGCCAGCGCGCCTTCCAGACCCTGATGCACGATATCGAGGGCAGCGAGAACCGCATCGCCATCGCCATCCGCGACTATAATCAGGCGGTGCAGGAATATAATACGACCATCCGCACCTTCCCCGACGCGATCGGCGCCAAGGTGTTCTACGGCGCCAAGCCCAAGGTTCCGTTCCAGGCCAAGGCCGGTGCCGAGGACGCGCCGACGGTCGATTTCGGGAACACGAACTGA
- a CDS encoding polyprenyl synthetase family protein, whose protein sequence is MTATIHKLDPRGEPSLDPVMGLVAHDLNLVNAVILDRMQSDIPLIPELAGHLIAGGGKRLRPMLTLASAKLLDYAGTRHHRLAAAVEFIHTATLLHDDVVDGSDLRRGKRTANLIWGNPASVLVGDFLFSRSFELMVEDGSLKVLKILSGASAVIAEGEVNQLTAVRRIETSEERYLDIIGAKTAALFAAACRIAAVVAERGEEEEAALDAYGRNLGIAFQLVDDAIDYVSDAGTMGKDAGDDFREGKMTLPVILAYARGDAEQKAFWKDAVSGKRSSDEDLAHAIGLMQETRAVDDTLARARHYGQRAVDALGGFSGGAAKNAMIEAVEFAVARAF, encoded by the coding sequence ATGACAGCCACCATCCACAAGCTGGACCCCCGCGGCGAACCCTCGCTCGATCCCGTAATGGGGCTGGTCGCCCACGACCTGAACCTGGTCAACGCGGTCATTCTCGACCGGATGCAGTCCGATATTCCGCTGATCCCGGAACTGGCCGGCCATCTGATCGCCGGCGGCGGCAAGCGGCTTCGGCCGATGCTGACGCTCGCGAGCGCGAAGCTGCTGGACTATGCCGGCACGCGACACCACCGCCTGGCCGCGGCGGTGGAGTTCATCCACACTGCGACGCTGCTGCACGACGACGTGGTCGACGGATCCGACCTCAGGCGCGGCAAGCGCACCGCCAATCTGATCTGGGGCAATCCGGCGAGCGTGCTGGTCGGCGATTTCCTCTTCTCTCGCTCGTTCGAGCTGATGGTCGAGGACGGCAGCCTGAAGGTGCTCAAGATCCTGTCGGGCGCCTCCGCCGTGATCGCCGAGGGCGAGGTCAACCAGTTGACCGCCGTGCGCCGGATCGAGACGTCGGAAGAACGCTATCTCGACATTATCGGCGCCAAGACGGCGGCATTGTTCGCTGCCGCCTGCCGCATCGCCGCCGTGGTGGCGGAGCGCGGCGAGGAAGAGGAAGCCGCGCTCGACGCCTATGGCCGCAATCTGGGCATCGCCTTCCAGCTCGTCGACGACGCGATCGATTACGTGTCGGACGCGGGCACGATGGGCAAGGATGCCGGCGACGATTTCCGCGAAGGCAAGATGACGCTGCCGGTCATCCTCGCTTATGCGCGCGGCGATGCGGAGCAGAAGGCGTTCTGGAAGGACGCGGTGTCGGGCAAGCGCAGTTCGGACGAGGATCTGGCGCACGCCATCGGGTTGATGCAGGAAACGCGTGCGGTGGACGACACGCTGGCGCGCGCGCGCCATTACGGGCAGCGGGCGGTCGACGCGCTGGGCGGCTTTTCGGGCGGCGCGGCGAAGAACGCGATGATCGAGGCGGTCGAATTCGCGGTGGCGCGCGCCTTCTAG